A section of the Haliaeetus albicilla chromosome 6, bHalAlb1.1, whole genome shotgun sequence genome encodes:
- the LOC138685758 gene encoding uncharacterized protein yields MELAKVIKVLKVLADESGRNGHPRGEIIRTLRGLGTVVEEETPPREGNQAPLLGERTEPPVPAEPVPADPLPAEPVPVGPLPEPKPAAPSTAPLPEWVKPSSGSLRKWHEVPAQGNSDSSDEEKVDGVIWRPSKPAPQIRTEEGLNALQRLQGLLRRLEGAIQNAERMVPLMPPTQGAGDGQEGGTQKGTDWRLVAKECCLSGGQFQPVVIPIRAAARGGYEWTPFDVKTIRELASTVQAHGASTVQAHGVNSVQALTLFECLLSTPVAPYDVMQLMRGVLPPSLLLLFKEEWRAQCLKIVTDAQAPGHHLVGVTVEQLMGEGQFATPQAQAQGMRGRDFAAVATTALAAFKHVAAMDRADTPWVKIR; encoded by the exons ATGGAACTTGCGAAAGTGATTAAGGTATTGAAGGTGTTagctgatgag agtgggaggaacggccacccgcgggGGGAAATAATTAGGACACTGCGGGGGTTGGGGACGGTGgtagaggaggaaacacccccccgtgagggaaatcaggcgcccttgctgggagagcggactgagcctcctgtgcctgctgagcctgtgcctgctgaccCTTTGCCAGCGGAGCCTGTGCCTGTTGGGCCTTTACCTGAGCCTAAGCCTGCTGCGCCATCTACTGCGCCTTTGCCAGAATGGGTTAAACCCTCGTCTGGGTCCCTCCGGAAGTGGCACGAGGTGCCAGCACAGGGCAATTCTGATAGTTCTGATGAGGAGAAGGTGGATGGTGTAATATGGAGGCCATCGAAACCTGCGCCACAGATTCGGACAGAGGAGGGACTGAACGCTTTGCAGAGATTACAGGGGCTGTTGCGGAGGCTTGAGGGGGCCATACAGAATGCGGAGCGTATGGTGCCATTAATGCCTCCCACACAGGGGGCCGGGGATGGCCAGGAAGGGGGCACCCAAAAGGGCACAGACTGGCGACTGGTGGCCAAAGAATGTTGCCTTTCAGGGGGTCAGTTCCAGCCGGTCGTTATCCCTATTCGTGCAGCGGCACGGGGAGGGTATGAGTGGACACCTTTTGATGTAAAGACCATTCGGGAGCTTGCGAGTACTGTGCAGGCACATGGAGCGAGTACTGTGCAGGCACATGGAGTGAATTCCGTGCAGGCGCTCACTTTGTTTGAATGTCTGCTTTCAACGCCTGTTGCGCCCTATgatgtgatgcagctgatgagaggGGTACTGCCCCCATCATTGCTGTTGTTGTTTAAGGAGGAATGGCGAGCTCAGTGCCTTAAGATCGTGACTGATGCTCAGGCTCCTGGTCACCACCTAGTGGGGGTGACCGTAGAACAACTCATGGGAGAGGGGCAGTTTGCGACACCTCAGgcgcaggcacagggcatgcgCGGACGTGACTTTGCGGCAGTTGCGACTACCGCTTTGGCCGCATTTAAGCATGTCGCGGCTATGGACAGAGCAGATACCCCCTGGGTAAAGATCCGCTAG